TTATTTTTTTCGCGATGAATTACTGCAACAAACTCTTGTAAAAGTTTCTAATAAAATGGAACAGGATTACAACAGTACTTTTTCGGTAAAAAAAGCTTCTTTTGATGGATTTGCAGGAGTGAATTTAACGGATGTAATTTTGGCACCAAAAGGAGCCGACACCCTTTTTAAAATTCAAAAAATGAAAACTAGTGTCAGTTTCTGGCATTTGTTAATTGGTGATGTGCAATTAGGAACTTTGGAAATCAAAAATGGATATGTACAACTTACCAAAAAAGGAAATGTCAAGAATTTTGCTGCTTTTTTGAAAAAAGATAATGCTGTAAAAACATCAACTGATAAAAGAGATTATGCTGAATTTGCGTACCGAATTATTTCGAAGTTATTAAATCTTGTTCCAACGGATATGAGCATCGAAAACTTAACCTTTAAGTTAGACGACAATGGTAAAAAAGCCAGAATTGATATCCGAAAATTAGTACTGGACGACAAAGAACTTGAAACTGCCATTGATGTAAAAACGAATACTTTTGCACAACGTTGGGAAATTAAAGGATTTGCAGATCCTAGAAATAAAACAGCCGATATCCGTTTTTTTAATAGAGATACGGGCGCAATTAAAGTCCCTTATTTTGACGAACGATTCAACTTAATTTCTAGTTTTGACTCCATCCGATTGAACATTGAAGATATTGATAGAGATGGGGACGAATTGCACATCGACGGTTATGCTGCAATTGCAAATTTAAAAGTAAATCATCCTAAAATTGCCAGTAAGGATGTTGTCATTAAAAACGCGCGTTTTGACTACCGCTTTTTGTTAGGCTCTGATTTTATTTCTGTGGATAGTACCTCAACTGTTGAATTCAACAAAATAAAATTTCACCCATATCTAGCTTACGAAACCGAGGAAGATACAATCTACAAACTCAAAATTAACATCCCGAAAATGAAAGCTCAAGATTTCATTACTTCACTTCCAGATGGTTTATTCACGAACTTTCAGGGGATGCAAGCCAGCGGTAATTTTGATTACAATTTGGATTTTATGTTCAATAAAAACAAACCAAATACAATTGTTTTTGACAGTAAATTAAATAAAGAAAATCTTCGAATTACTAAATTTGGACAAGCCAATTTGAATAAATTAAACGGAGAATTTGTATATCGTGCCATCATAAAGAACGTGCTACAACGACCTATTTTAGTTGGTGCTGGAAATCCGGATTATACTCCTTTGAACCAAATTTCACCTTATTTAAAAAAATGTGTATTAACTACTGAAGACCCTTCTTTTTTCAGACATCGTGGATTTATTACCGAAGCTTTCAAACAATCCATTATTAAAAATATAAAAACCAAGAAATTCTCTCGTGGAGGAAGCACCATCAGTATGCAACTGATAAAAAACGTATTCCTTACTCGTGAAAAAACAATTTCGCGAAAAATGGAAGAGATTTTATTGGTTTATATTTTAGAAAATAACCGAATTGCAAGCAAGGAACGCATGCTTGAAGTTTATTTTAATATTATCGAATGGGGACCAAACGTATATGGAATTGGGGAAGCGAGTCGTTTTTACTTCCAAAAAAGCCCTTCGGATTTAACTTTGAATGAATGCTTATTCTTAGCAACTATAATTCCGAGTCCAAAGAAATTTATGTATCAATTTGACGGCCAAGGAAACTTAAAAGGATTTGCTCAAAAAAACCAACGCTATCTTAGTAACTTAATGTTGAAACGTGGTATTTTAACTTCTGAAGACACACTTGGACAACATGGTGTTTATGTTTCTGGAAATGCCCGTTCGTTTTTGAATATCGTTAAAGCCCAAGATTCGACAGCGACGGCAGTTGATTCAACAGCTGTTGATGAATTTGATTTTGAATTTTTAAAAACCCCTGAAGAAGAATAATTCTTTTTCAGGAGTTCTTATTATAAATTCGCTTGTATTTAATTTAAGGAGCAGGATCCGGAATTACAGCATGAACCGCATCTATTTCTTTTAGAATTTCTTCAGATAGAGATACTTTAATCGTATCTATATTTTCTTTTAATTGCTGAACTGTTGTTGCGCCAATAATTGTACTAGTCACAAATGGTTGTTGTTCTATGAAAGCTAATGCTAATTCTGTTAAACTCAAACCGTTTTTATTTGCAACTTCCTGATACAATCGAGTAGCTTCTGTACATTGCTCGCTATTGTATCTTGAAAATTGTGGAAACAATTTAATTCTAGCATTAGGATGGCTTTCTCCCGTTAGGAATTTACCTGACAATACCCCAAAAGCCATTGGTGAATAGGCAAATAATCCAACATTCTCTCTCATACAAACCTCAGCAGAACCTACTTCAAACTGTCTGTTTAATAATGAATAAGGGTTTTGAACTGTTTTTATTCTTGGTAAATTGAAGTTTTTGCTTTCTTCTAGGAAACGCATAATTCCCCAAGGCGTTTCGTTTGAAAGTCCAATATAATTGATTTTCCCTTCTTTGATAAAACCATCTAAAGTTTCTAAAACGCTATGAATATTATCCTCCCAAGCATCATCCTGAACTTTGAAACCACGTTGGCCAAAAAAATTAGCCTTGCGTTCTGGCCAATGCAATTGATATAAATCTATATAATCTGTTTGTAGTCTTTGTAAACTTTGATCCAATGCAAATTTAATACTGGCTGGCGAAAAATCATTTTTCTCTCGCATGTAAGTAAAGTTAGGATTTGGACCTGCGATTTTTGAAGCCAAAACAATTTCTTCTCTTTTACCTGTTTTTTTAAACCAAGTTCCTATTATTTTCTCTGTACTTCCGTAGGTTTCCTGACGCGCTGGCACAGAATACATTTCGGCAGTATCAAAAAAATTAACGCCATGTTCCAAAGCATAATCCATTTGGGCATGTCCATCGGCTTCGGTGTTTTGTTGACCAAAAGTCATCGTGCCAAGGCAAATTTTACTGACTTTTATATCCGTATTCGGTAAAGTAGTGTATTTCATATCTGAGAAAATTATTTTTTGTTTTTTGGAAACAAAGATAAAATTTGTTTATTGTTTTGGTTTCTGGTTAACATAAAATTGAGAAACGTTTATAGGATGTAAAAAATAACCGCAAATTAGCAAATTAATAGCCTTCAATCGAAAGATACAATTAGCGAATTTGCGGTTAAAAAAAGGTTCTTTACCAATCCATTAAGGAATTAAGTTTCATCAAGAATCAACGTTTATTAGTATTTGATTTTCTTAATATCAAAACTATAGCTTAGCTATTTTAACCTTAATTAATCTCGTTCAACATTTTAGAGATTTCGTCTAATCTAGGTGTAAGTATAATTTCTATTCTACGGTTTTTTGCTTTTCCTTCGGGAGTTGCGTTACTTGCTAATGGAGAGAATTCACCTCTTCCGGCAGCTGTTAGATTTTGTTTATTTATTTTTTTGTTTTCGCTCAAAATAGCAACAATTGCAGTGGCTCTTTTAGTTGATAAATCCCAGTTGTCAGCAATTGGACCCGAAGCAGTGAAAGCATCATCATCAGTATGTCCTTCAATAAGCACTGAAATATCTGGATTATCACCCAGCACTTTTCCTACCTCAATAACGGCTTTTTTACCTTCTGGACCAACAGCCCAACTACCAGAATTAAATAGTAATTTGTTTTCCATAGAAACATAAACTTTACCATTTTTTTGTTCAACCGTTAAGCCTTTGCCTTCAAAACTGTTCAAGGCTTTTGATAATGTTTCTTTCAATTTTTGCATGCTAGCTTCTTTAGCAGCAATTAAATCTTCTAGTTCTTTTAAACGTTGTGCGCTTTTATTTAAACGTTCTTGTTCTAACGCTAATGCTTGTGCTTTATCATCTAATTCATCTAACAATTCGCGATTTTTTTTCATGTTGCTTTGCAAAGCGTCATTACTGTTTTTCTCTAAAGCGGTGTATGAATCTTGCAACACATTAAACTTATTTAGTGAGGCTTCATAATCCGATTTAAGTTTAGCATAATCTGAATTTGCTTTTTCCAAAGCTGATTTCAGTGCGCTACTGTCTAATTCTAATTGATTTTTTGCTTTTAGCAATTCGGCATTTTGATCCGAAATATTTCTGTTTTCTTTTTTTAAATCAGCAAACTTGCTTTCTAAATCATTGTAGATTTTCTTAGAAACACAAGAGGTGGAAAGTGCTAGTATCAGTAATCCAATGGAAACTCTTTTTATCATTTTGGGTTGTTTTTTATGGTATTATTTATCTCTTTTAACTAAAAATATCTTGTTTTATTGCGATGCCCTAGCCCTGATAGAAGTGAAAATCCTTTTTTGTTTTTTCTTTAAAAACAAAAAGATTGAAACGGATAGCAGGAAACAGCTCCTTATTTTATTATTCTATTTCTACCAAAATCGGACAATGGTCTGAATGTTTTGCTTCGGGCAGAATAACGGCTCTTTTGATTTTGTCTTTAAGCGGTTCGCTCACCAAACAATAATCGATTCGCCATCCTTTATTATTGGCTCTGGCACCAGGAGCACGCTGACTCCACCAAGTGTAATTATGTGGTTCTTTGTTCAGAAAACGGAAACTATCTATGAAGCCATTTTCCAGAAAACTGTTCAGCCAAGCTCTTTCTTCAGGCAAAAATCCAGATACTTTTTTATTACGTATCGGGTCATGGATGTCAATTGCTTCATGGCAAATGTTGTAATCGCCACAGATAACCAGATTTGGGATTTCTTTTTTCAAATCGGAAATATAGTTTTGAAAATCGTCCATATACATGAATTTATGATCCAATCGCTCGATATTTGTCCCTGACGGCAAATACAAACTCATTACAGAAATATCCTCAAAGTCAACTCTAAGGTTTCTTCCTTCAAAATCCATATGTGAAATTCCAGTTCCAAAAACAATGTTTTTAGGTTCTATCTTAGAAATAATTGCTACGCCACTATATCCTTTTTTTGTTGCGGGAAACCAATAATGATACGGATAACCAGCTAATTCAAAATCTAATGTTGGCACTTGCTCTTCCATGGCTTTGATTTCCTGAAGGCAAATAACATCTGGATTAGCTTGTTGCAACCATTCTATAAATCCCTTTGAAATAGCGGATCTAACTCCGTTTACGTTGTATGAAATAATTCTCATTTAAAATATTTTAGGCATTTTTTCGAAAAATAAAATGTTCTGGATTGCTACTTGAAGCTCCCCTTTTTATTGAATCAAAAGAATGATATTGTTTTTGTGTGGGTTCCCAAATGTAATAAAAAAGTATAAGTTTGATTCAGAAAAAGAAAGAAAATGGAGTTTTTTGCTATCTTTGTTTCTTGCTCAAAAAAAACAAAAAAAC
Above is a window of Flavobacterium sp. 123 DNA encoding:
- a CDS encoding NADP(H)-dependent aldo-keto reductase, which encodes MKYTTLPNTDIKVSKICLGTMTFGQQNTEADGHAQMDYALEHGVNFFDTAEMYSVPARQETYGSTEKIIGTWFKKTGKREEIVLASKIAGPNPNFTYMREKNDFSPASIKFALDQSLQRLQTDYIDLYQLHWPERKANFFGQRGFKVQDDAWEDNIHSVLETLDGFIKEGKINYIGLSNETPWGIMRFLEESKNFNLPRIKTVQNPYSLLNRQFEVGSAEVCMRENVGLFAYSPMAFGVLSGKFLTGESHPNARIKLFPQFSRYNSEQCTEATRLYQEVANKNGLSLTELALAFIEQQPFVTSTIIGATTVQQLKENIDTIKVSLSEEILKEIDAVHAVIPDPAP
- a CDS encoding transglycosylase domain-containing protein; this translates as MRTGKQKIILAAKILSVVFISAIVGFYFFRDELLQQTLVKVSNKMEQDYNSTFSVKKASFDGFAGVNLTDVILAPKGADTLFKIQKMKTSVSFWHLLIGDVQLGTLEIKNGYVQLTKKGNVKNFAAFLKKDNAVKTSTDKRDYAEFAYRIISKLLNLVPTDMSIENLTFKLDDNGKKARIDIRKLVLDDKELETAIDVKTNTFAQRWEIKGFADPRNKTADIRFFNRDTGAIKVPYFDERFNLISSFDSIRLNIEDIDRDGDELHIDGYAAIANLKVNHPKIASKDVVIKNARFDYRFLLGSDFISVDSTSTVEFNKIKFHPYLAYETEEDTIYKLKINIPKMKAQDFITSLPDGLFTNFQGMQASGNFDYNLDFMFNKNKPNTIVFDSKLNKENLRITKFGQANLNKLNGEFVYRAIIKNVLQRPILVGAGNPDYTPLNQISPYLKKCVLTTEDPSFFRHRGFITEAFKQSIIKNIKTKKFSRGGSTISMQLIKNVFLTREKTISRKMEEILLVYILENNRIASKERMLEVYFNIIEWGPNVYGIGEASRFYFQKSPSDLTLNECLFLATIIPSPKKFMYQFDGQGNLKGFAQKNQRYLSNLMLKRGILTSEDTLGQHGVYVSGNARSFLNIVKAQDSTATAVDSTAVDEFDFEFLKTPEEE
- a CDS encoding OmpA family protein, with product MIKRVSIGLLILALSTSCVSKKIYNDLESKFADLKKENRNISDQNAELLKAKNQLELDSSALKSALEKANSDYAKLKSDYEASLNKFNVLQDSYTALEKNSNDALQSNMKKNRELLDELDDKAQALALEQERLNKSAQRLKELEDLIAAKEASMQKLKETLSKALNSFEGKGLTVEQKNGKVYVSMENKLLFNSGSWAVGPEGKKAVIEVGKVLGDNPDISVLIEGHTDDDAFTASGPIADNWDLSTKRATAIVAILSENKKINKQNLTAAGRGEFSPLASNATPEGKAKNRRIEIILTPRLDEISKMLNEIN
- a CDS encoding exodeoxyribonuclease III, whose amino-acid sequence is MRIISYNVNGVRSAISKGFIEWLQQANPDVICLQEIKAMEEQVPTLDFELAGYPYHYWFPATKKGYSGVAIISKIEPKNIVFGTGISHMDFEGRNLRVDFEDISVMSLYLPSGTNIERLDHKFMYMDDFQNYISDLKKEIPNLVICGDYNICHEAIDIHDPIRNKKVSGFLPEERAWLNSFLENGFIDSFRFLNKEPHNYTWWSQRAPGARANNKGWRIDYCLVSEPLKDKIKRAVILPEAKHSDHCPILVEIE